A genomic region of Thunnus albacares chromosome 4, fThuAlb1.1, whole genome shotgun sequence contains the following coding sequences:
- the LOC122980392 gene encoding proteoglycan 4-like isoform X2: MDDLDALLADLESTTSHISKRPLFLSDENAYSLPVGGQTQQDICSPPQVPPTPSEQTLNGLDETESFNSAQRSPWSRDSSSPTQPIGEEDHVYSFPNKQKSSDSSAMTLSLGSNLSELDRLLLELNAVQQSTPAFATEEEAAPPLPASSVIHHIQENGVSTAGKAAPPVLEKPKRSMAARGIEDVRPSVESLLDELESSVPTPIPTPLVVSDEQEETPAQQQARMSASSATRELDELMASLSDFKVQSNSGSQLSVNQEAVEPSLVAGTPVVQTLTAPSISPHIGSVDNVLPSSDTTPSCTPLPLELHIDEDGCSATTSLTGSTVVIASSKSIQYSQIQQKDDADSVTSEISHVETLSISNTLMQPSQTEVNSSTHVSVTKVSTNEASSPFGKSSSPVTIGNSSSPDSTARSFSPAVISKSPSPVTVSKNLSPILRAKSPTSPDIKCSSPVPKSCSPVPISHSPEAAAENECQMTAPTTTETVPKTASPVTVQRLSSPVSDSASAVTVPNTSSPLTIPNNASPETVPKSASPVSIPRLSSPVPKITSPVTVPNISSSTTEPNSFSPETVQKNAYPVILPRLCSPVTVPKNETAAPKSPALVIKKTYTAPDSSSPRASPVSLAAVPSNSQSSPLTEKQGDEALDLSWPCREPLLDDTLDKLLAPDSTQPDENQPPASFMSGDEDRPWEEEDGIYPDLSREGTLTPMTESSWIDECFTPSTCPGTPDAMLELPTQQPSAVERLSASGQLKSVIRRTKETSNVHPMYREGLLRRKMGPVIVNKSNSQDRLIEELQGKLGIGRVERRRKQQPDDWLTEGVIVMSNPQRAREERALPSVDKIIIPPESPAPQRKVLPPPQSPPAPKKLPPVKQTPPPLPPPPPTPPPPREPTPPPPKEPTPPPPKEPTPPPPKEPTPPPREPTPPPREPTPPPLQPPPSPSPPPKPVTPPPPPKEFVSVGCQTEYDPIFPPLQIQSQGKTSPTGPPKPANKLDNMLGSLQSDLNRLGVQTVAKGVCGACKKPIVGQVVTAMGRTWHPEHFVCTHCQEEIGSRNFFEREGQPFCEKDYHSLFSPRCHYCNGPILDKVVTALDKTWHPEHFFCAQCGAFFGPEGFHEKDGKAFCRKDYFDMFAPKCGGCARAILENYISALNSLWHPECFVCRECFTPFINGSFFDHEGQPYCESHYHERRGSLCSGCQKAITGRCITAMGKKFHPEHFVCAFCLKQLNKGTFKEQNDKPYCHGCFIKLFS; encoded by the exons ATGCTTTGTTGGCGGACCTTGAGTCCACAACGTCCCACATTTCAAAGCGCCCACTGTTTCTGTCTGACGAGAACGCCTATTCCCTCCCTGTTGGGGGTCAGACCCAGCAAGACATCTGCTCTCCACCCCAAGTCCCACCCACTCCCTCAGAGCAAACCCTGAACGGACTTGACGAAACAGAG tCCTTCAACTCAGCTCAGAGAAGCCCCTGGTCTAGAGATAGCAGCAGTCCGACCCAACCCATTGGTGAGGAGGACCACGTATACAG CTTCCCCAATAAGCAGAAAAGTAGTGACTCATCAGCCATGACCTTATCCTTGGGCAGCAACCTGTCAGAACTGGACCGCCTGCTGTTGGAGCTCAACGCTGTCCAGCAAAGCACCCCTGCTTTTGCCACAGAAG AAGAGGCAGCTCCACCGCTGCCTGCCAGCAGCGTAATCCACCATATCCAGGAGAATGGAGTCTCTACTGCAGGAAAGGCAGCTCCACCTGTATTGGAGAAGCCCAAACGCAGCATGGCAGCTCGAGGAATAGAGGATGTACGACCAAGTGTAGAGAGCCTTCTAGATGAGCTGGAAAGTTCTGTGCCCACGCCCAT TCCCACACCTTTGGTGGTGTCCGACGAACAGGAGGAAACACCAGCACAGCAGCAAGCCAGAATGTCTGCATCCTCTGCCACACGAGAGCTAGATGAGCTAATGGCCTCCCTGTCTGACTTCAAAGTTCAAAGCAAT TCTGGCTCTCAGTTGTCTGTGAATCAGGAGGCTGTAGAACCCTCATTGGTTGCTGGTACACCGGTTGTCCAAACACTAACTGCCCCATCTATAAGTCCTCATATTGGTTCAGTGGATAATGTTCTACCCTCTAGTGACACTACACCTTCCTGTACCCCTCTACCATTGGAACTCCATATAGATGAAGATGGTTGTTCAGCCACTACATCTTTGACTGGTTCTACTGTAGTGATTGCATCGTCCAAGAGCATTCAGTACTCCCAGATCCAACAGAAAGATGATGCTGACAGTGTTACTTCTGAGATCTCACATGTAGAGACCCTCAGTATCTCTAATACCCTAATGCAACCTAGTCAAACTGAAGTCAACAGCTCTACGCATGTGTCAGTCACTAAAGTCTCTACCAATGAAGCCTCAAGTCCATTTGGAAAGAGCTCAAGTCCAGTTACTATTGGCAATAGCTCTAGTCCAGACTCCACTGCCAGGAGTTTTAGTCCGGCGGTCATTTCCAAGAGCCCTAGTCCTGTCACTGTGTCTAAAAACCTCAGTCCCATTCTTAGAGCTAAAAGTCCCACTTCACCTGACATTAAATGCTCCAGCCCAGTCCCTAAAAGTTGCAGTCCAGTACCCATAAGTCATAGTCCAGAAGCAGCTGCAGAGAATGAATGTCAGATGACGGCGCCAACCACTACAGAAACGGTGCCAAAGACAGCTAGTCCAGTAACAGTTCAGAGGCTTTCAAGTCCAGTTTCAGATAGTGCAAGTGCTGTGACAGTCCCTAATACCTCTAGTCCATTGACCATCCCAAACAATGCTAGTCCAGAAACAGTTCCCAAGAGTGCTAGTCCAGTGTCAATTCCAAGACTTTCAAGTCCAGTTCCAAAGATCACAAGTCCTGTGACAGTCCCCAATATCTCTAGTTCAACAACTGAACCCAATAGTTTTAGTCCAGAAACAGTCCAAAAGAATGCGTACCCAGTAATACTTCCAAGGCTTTGTAGTCCAGTAACAGTTCCAAAGAATGAAACTGCAGCACCTAAGAGTCCTGCTTTAGTCATTAAAAAAACGTATACTGCTCCAGATAGCAGTAGTCCCAGAGCTTCGCCAGTTTCACTTGCTGCTGTGCCATCAAATAGCCAGTCTTCCCCTCTTACAGAAAAGCAGGGAGATGAAGCACTGGATTTATCATGGCCATGTCGGGAGCCTTTATTAGATGATACCTTAGACAAACTCTTAGCCCCTGACTCCACCCAACCTGATGAGAACCAGCCACCTGCATCCTTTATGTCTGGAGATGAAGATAGACCTtgggaggaggaagatggaatTTACCCTGATCTCAGCCGAGAGGGAACCCTGACACCCATGACTGAATCCAGCTGGATAGATGAGTGTTTCACCCCCTCCACCTGCCCCGGGACACCAGATGCAATGCTGGAACTGCCCACACAGCAGCCGTCTGCTGTTGAACGGCTATCTGCTTCTGGCCAA CTCAAGTCGGTTATCCGCCGCACCAAAGAGACTTCCAATGTGCATCCGATGTACAGGGAGGGACTATTGCGACGTAAAATGGGACCTGTCATTGTGAATAAGAGCAACTCTCAAGACCGACTCATTGAGGAGCTGCAGGGGAAACTGGGAATTGGGCGAGTGGAGCGCCGGCGTAAACAACAGCCAGATGATTGGCTGACAGAAGGAGTCATCGTGATGTCCAACCCACAGCGAGCACGGGAAGAAAGGGCTCTGCCATCTGTGGATAAG ATCATCATCCCTCCTGAATCACCTGCCCCACAGAGAAAAGTCCTCCCCCCTCCGCAATCTCCCCCAGCACCCAAAAAGCTACCCCCAGTCAAGCAGACTCCTCCACCACTacctcctccccctccaacccctcctcctcctcgagaacccacccctccacctcccaAGGAGCCTACTCCTCCCCCTCCCAAGGAGCCTACTCCTCCCCCTCCCAAGGAGCCTACTCCTCCCCCGAGGGAGCCTACACCTCCCCCCAGGGAGCCCACACCTCCCCCTCTCCAGCCCCCACCATCACCTAGCCCCCCTCCCAAGCCCGTCacgccacctcctcctcccaaGGAGTTTGTATCAGTGGGTTGTCAGACCGAGTACGACCCCATCTTCCCACCACTGCAG ATCCAGTCGCAGGGAAAGACTTCTCCCACTGGTCCACCCAAACCAGCCAACAAGCTGGACAACATGCTGGGAAGCCTGCAATCAGACCTCAACAGACTTGGAGTCCAGACTGTGGCTAAAGGCGTCTGTGGTGCCTGCAAGAAACCCATTGTTGGACAG GTGGTGACTGCCATGGGCAGAACGTGGCACCCCGAGCACTTTGTGTGCACCCACTGCCAGGAGGAGATAGGCTCCAGAAACTTCTTTGAGCGTGAGGGGCAGCCCTTCTGCGAGAAAGACTATCACAGTCTGTTCTCACCGAGATGCCACTACTGTAATGGACCCATACTGGAT AAAGTAGTGACTGCTTTGGACAAGACTTGGCATCCAGAGCACTTCTTCTGTGCCCAATGTGGAGCCTTTTTTGGACCAGAAG GTTTCCATGAGAAGGATGGAAAGGCTTTCTGCAGAAAGGACTACTTTGACATGTTTGCCCCTAAATGTGGGGGTTGTGCCCGTGCCATTCTGGAGAACTACATCTCAGCTCTCAACTCCCTCTGGCACCCTGAATGCTTtgtctgcagg GAGTGCTTCACGCCATTCATAAATGGCAGTTTCTTTGACCACGAGGGCCAGCCGTATTGCGAGTCGCATTACCACGAGCGGCGCGGCTCTCTGTGCTCTGGCTGCCAGAAGGCCATCACTGGCCGCTGCATCACAGCCATGGGCAAGAAGTTTCACCCAGAGCACTTTGTGTGCGCTTTCTGCCTCAAGCAGCTCAACAAGGGCACCTTTAAGGAGCAGAATGACAAGCCCTACTGCCACGGCTGCTTTATTAAACTCTTCAGTTAG
- the LOC122980392 gene encoding paxillin-like isoform X3: MIKSSFCVSIDALLADLESTTSHISKRPLFLSDENAYSLPVGGQTQQDICSPPQVPPTPSEQTLNGLDETESFNSAQRSPWSRDSSSPTQPIGEEDHVYSFPNKQKSSDSSAMTLSLGSNLSELDRLLLELNAVQQSTPAFATEEEAAPPLPASSVIHHIQENGVSTAGKAAPPVLEKPKRSMAARGIEDVRPSVESLLDELESSVPTPIPTPLVVSDEQEETPAQQQARMSASSATRELDELMASLSDFKVQSNIQSQGKTSPTGPPKPANKLDNMLGSLQSDLNRLGVQTVAKGVCGACKKPIVGQVVTAMGRTWHPEHFVCTHCQEEIGSRNFFEREGQPFCEKDYHSLFSPRCHYCNGPILDKVVTALDKTWHPEHFFCAQCGAFFGPEGFHEKDGKAFCRKDYFDMFAPKCGGCARAILENYISALNSLWHPECFVCRECFTPFINGSFFDHEGQPYCESHYHERRGSLCSGCQKAITGRCITAMGKKFHPEHFVCAFCLKQLNKGTFKEQNDKPYCHGCFIKLFS, translated from the exons ATGATAAAATcttcattttgtgtttccatAGATGCTTTGTTGGCGGACCTTGAGTCCACAACGTCCCACATTTCAAAGCGCCCACTGTTTCTGTCTGACGAGAACGCCTATTCCCTCCCTGTTGGGGGTCAGACCCAGCAAGACATCTGCTCTCCACCCCAAGTCCCACCCACTCCCTCAGAGCAAACCCTGAACGGACTTGACGAAACAGAG tCCTTCAACTCAGCTCAGAGAAGCCCCTGGTCTAGAGATAGCAGCAGTCCGACCCAACCCATTGGTGAGGAGGACCACGTATACAG CTTCCCCAATAAGCAGAAAAGTAGTGACTCATCAGCCATGACCTTATCCTTGGGCAGCAACCTGTCAGAACTGGACCGCCTGCTGTTGGAGCTCAACGCTGTCCAGCAAAGCACCCCTGCTTTTGCCACAGAAG AAGAGGCAGCTCCACCGCTGCCTGCCAGCAGCGTAATCCACCATATCCAGGAGAATGGAGTCTCTACTGCAGGAAAGGCAGCTCCACCTGTATTGGAGAAGCCCAAACGCAGCATGGCAGCTCGAGGAATAGAGGATGTACGACCAAGTGTAGAGAGCCTTCTAGATGAGCTGGAAAGTTCTGTGCCCACGCCCAT TCCCACACCTTTGGTGGTGTCCGACGAACAGGAGGAAACACCAGCACAGCAGCAAGCCAGAATGTCTGCATCCTCTGCCACACGAGAGCTAGATGAGCTAATGGCCTCCCTGTCTGACTTCAAAGTTCAAAGCAAT ATCCAGTCGCAGGGAAAGACTTCTCCCACTGGTCCACCCAAACCAGCCAACAAGCTGGACAACATGCTGGGAAGCCTGCAATCAGACCTCAACAGACTTGGAGTCCAGACTGTGGCTAAAGGCGTCTGTGGTGCCTGCAAGAAACCCATTGTTGGACAG GTGGTGACTGCCATGGGCAGAACGTGGCACCCCGAGCACTTTGTGTGCACCCACTGCCAGGAGGAGATAGGCTCCAGAAACTTCTTTGAGCGTGAGGGGCAGCCCTTCTGCGAGAAAGACTATCACAGTCTGTTCTCACCGAGATGCCACTACTGTAATGGACCCATACTGGAT AAAGTAGTGACTGCTTTGGACAAGACTTGGCATCCAGAGCACTTCTTCTGTGCCCAATGTGGAGCCTTTTTTGGACCAGAAG GTTTCCATGAGAAGGATGGAAAGGCTTTCTGCAGAAAGGACTACTTTGACATGTTTGCCCCTAAATGTGGGGGTTGTGCCCGTGCCATTCTGGAGAACTACATCTCAGCTCTCAACTCCCTCTGGCACCCTGAATGCTTtgtctgcagg GAGTGCTTCACGCCATTCATAAATGGCAGTTTCTTTGACCACGAGGGCCAGCCGTATTGCGAGTCGCATTACCACGAGCGGCGCGGCTCTCTGTGCTCTGGCTGCCAGAAGGCCATCACTGGCCGCTGCATCACAGCCATGGGCAAGAAGTTTCACCCAGAGCACTTTGTGTGCGCTTTCTGCCTCAAGCAGCTCAACAAGGGCACCTTTAAGGAGCAGAATGACAAGCCCTACTGCCACGGCTGCTTTATTAAACTCTTCAGTTAG
- the LOC122980392 gene encoding proteoglycan 4-like isoform X1: protein MIKSSFCVSIDALLADLESTTSHISKRPLFLSDENAYSLPVGGQTQQDICSPPQVPPTPSEQTLNGLDETESFNSAQRSPWSRDSSSPTQPIGEEDHVYSFPNKQKSSDSSAMTLSLGSNLSELDRLLLELNAVQQSTPAFATEEEAAPPLPASSVIHHIQENGVSTAGKAAPPVLEKPKRSMAARGIEDVRPSVESLLDELESSVPTPIPTPLVVSDEQEETPAQQQARMSASSATRELDELMASLSDFKVQSNSGSQLSVNQEAVEPSLVAGTPVVQTLTAPSISPHIGSVDNVLPSSDTTPSCTPLPLELHIDEDGCSATTSLTGSTVVIASSKSIQYSQIQQKDDADSVTSEISHVETLSISNTLMQPSQTEVNSSTHVSVTKVSTNEASSPFGKSSSPVTIGNSSSPDSTARSFSPAVISKSPSPVTVSKNLSPILRAKSPTSPDIKCSSPVPKSCSPVPISHSPEAAAENECQMTAPTTTETVPKTASPVTVQRLSSPVSDSASAVTVPNTSSPLTIPNNASPETVPKSASPVSIPRLSSPVPKITSPVTVPNISSSTTEPNSFSPETVQKNAYPVILPRLCSPVTVPKNETAAPKSPALVIKKTYTAPDSSSPRASPVSLAAVPSNSQSSPLTEKQGDEALDLSWPCREPLLDDTLDKLLAPDSTQPDENQPPASFMSGDEDRPWEEEDGIYPDLSREGTLTPMTESSWIDECFTPSTCPGTPDAMLELPTQQPSAVERLSASGQLKSVIRRTKETSNVHPMYREGLLRRKMGPVIVNKSNSQDRLIEELQGKLGIGRVERRRKQQPDDWLTEGVIVMSNPQRAREERALPSVDKIIIPPESPAPQRKVLPPPQSPPAPKKLPPVKQTPPPLPPPPPTPPPPREPTPPPPKEPTPPPPKEPTPPPPKEPTPPPREPTPPPREPTPPPLQPPPSPSPPPKPVTPPPPPKEFVSVGCQTEYDPIFPPLQIQSQGKTSPTGPPKPANKLDNMLGSLQSDLNRLGVQTVAKGVCGACKKPIVGQVVTAMGRTWHPEHFVCTHCQEEIGSRNFFEREGQPFCEKDYHSLFSPRCHYCNGPILDKVVTALDKTWHPEHFFCAQCGAFFGPEGFHEKDGKAFCRKDYFDMFAPKCGGCARAILENYISALNSLWHPECFVCRECFTPFINGSFFDHEGQPYCESHYHERRGSLCSGCQKAITGRCITAMGKKFHPEHFVCAFCLKQLNKGTFKEQNDKPYCHGCFIKLFS from the exons ATGATAAAATcttcattttgtgtttccatAGATGCTTTGTTGGCGGACCTTGAGTCCACAACGTCCCACATTTCAAAGCGCCCACTGTTTCTGTCTGACGAGAACGCCTATTCCCTCCCTGTTGGGGGTCAGACCCAGCAAGACATCTGCTCTCCACCCCAAGTCCCACCCACTCCCTCAGAGCAAACCCTGAACGGACTTGACGAAACAGAG tCCTTCAACTCAGCTCAGAGAAGCCCCTGGTCTAGAGATAGCAGCAGTCCGACCCAACCCATTGGTGAGGAGGACCACGTATACAG CTTCCCCAATAAGCAGAAAAGTAGTGACTCATCAGCCATGACCTTATCCTTGGGCAGCAACCTGTCAGAACTGGACCGCCTGCTGTTGGAGCTCAACGCTGTCCAGCAAAGCACCCCTGCTTTTGCCACAGAAG AAGAGGCAGCTCCACCGCTGCCTGCCAGCAGCGTAATCCACCATATCCAGGAGAATGGAGTCTCTACTGCAGGAAAGGCAGCTCCACCTGTATTGGAGAAGCCCAAACGCAGCATGGCAGCTCGAGGAATAGAGGATGTACGACCAAGTGTAGAGAGCCTTCTAGATGAGCTGGAAAGTTCTGTGCCCACGCCCAT TCCCACACCTTTGGTGGTGTCCGACGAACAGGAGGAAACACCAGCACAGCAGCAAGCCAGAATGTCTGCATCCTCTGCCACACGAGAGCTAGATGAGCTAATGGCCTCCCTGTCTGACTTCAAAGTTCAAAGCAAT TCTGGCTCTCAGTTGTCTGTGAATCAGGAGGCTGTAGAACCCTCATTGGTTGCTGGTACACCGGTTGTCCAAACACTAACTGCCCCATCTATAAGTCCTCATATTGGTTCAGTGGATAATGTTCTACCCTCTAGTGACACTACACCTTCCTGTACCCCTCTACCATTGGAACTCCATATAGATGAAGATGGTTGTTCAGCCACTACATCTTTGACTGGTTCTACTGTAGTGATTGCATCGTCCAAGAGCATTCAGTACTCCCAGATCCAACAGAAAGATGATGCTGACAGTGTTACTTCTGAGATCTCACATGTAGAGACCCTCAGTATCTCTAATACCCTAATGCAACCTAGTCAAACTGAAGTCAACAGCTCTACGCATGTGTCAGTCACTAAAGTCTCTACCAATGAAGCCTCAAGTCCATTTGGAAAGAGCTCAAGTCCAGTTACTATTGGCAATAGCTCTAGTCCAGACTCCACTGCCAGGAGTTTTAGTCCGGCGGTCATTTCCAAGAGCCCTAGTCCTGTCACTGTGTCTAAAAACCTCAGTCCCATTCTTAGAGCTAAAAGTCCCACTTCACCTGACATTAAATGCTCCAGCCCAGTCCCTAAAAGTTGCAGTCCAGTACCCATAAGTCATAGTCCAGAAGCAGCTGCAGAGAATGAATGTCAGATGACGGCGCCAACCACTACAGAAACGGTGCCAAAGACAGCTAGTCCAGTAACAGTTCAGAGGCTTTCAAGTCCAGTTTCAGATAGTGCAAGTGCTGTGACAGTCCCTAATACCTCTAGTCCATTGACCATCCCAAACAATGCTAGTCCAGAAACAGTTCCCAAGAGTGCTAGTCCAGTGTCAATTCCAAGACTTTCAAGTCCAGTTCCAAAGATCACAAGTCCTGTGACAGTCCCCAATATCTCTAGTTCAACAACTGAACCCAATAGTTTTAGTCCAGAAACAGTCCAAAAGAATGCGTACCCAGTAATACTTCCAAGGCTTTGTAGTCCAGTAACAGTTCCAAAGAATGAAACTGCAGCACCTAAGAGTCCTGCTTTAGTCATTAAAAAAACGTATACTGCTCCAGATAGCAGTAGTCCCAGAGCTTCGCCAGTTTCACTTGCTGCTGTGCCATCAAATAGCCAGTCTTCCCCTCTTACAGAAAAGCAGGGAGATGAAGCACTGGATTTATCATGGCCATGTCGGGAGCCTTTATTAGATGATACCTTAGACAAACTCTTAGCCCCTGACTCCACCCAACCTGATGAGAACCAGCCACCTGCATCCTTTATGTCTGGAGATGAAGATAGACCTtgggaggaggaagatggaatTTACCCTGATCTCAGCCGAGAGGGAACCCTGACACCCATGACTGAATCCAGCTGGATAGATGAGTGTTTCACCCCCTCCACCTGCCCCGGGACACCAGATGCAATGCTGGAACTGCCCACACAGCAGCCGTCTGCTGTTGAACGGCTATCTGCTTCTGGCCAA CTCAAGTCGGTTATCCGCCGCACCAAAGAGACTTCCAATGTGCATCCGATGTACAGGGAGGGACTATTGCGACGTAAAATGGGACCTGTCATTGTGAATAAGAGCAACTCTCAAGACCGACTCATTGAGGAGCTGCAGGGGAAACTGGGAATTGGGCGAGTGGAGCGCCGGCGTAAACAACAGCCAGATGATTGGCTGACAGAAGGAGTCATCGTGATGTCCAACCCACAGCGAGCACGGGAAGAAAGGGCTCTGCCATCTGTGGATAAG ATCATCATCCCTCCTGAATCACCTGCCCCACAGAGAAAAGTCCTCCCCCCTCCGCAATCTCCCCCAGCACCCAAAAAGCTACCCCCAGTCAAGCAGACTCCTCCACCACTacctcctccccctccaacccctcctcctcctcgagaacccacccctccacctcccaAGGAGCCTACTCCTCCCCCTCCCAAGGAGCCTACTCCTCCCCCTCCCAAGGAGCCTACTCCTCCCCCGAGGGAGCCTACACCTCCCCCCAGGGAGCCCACACCTCCCCCTCTCCAGCCCCCACCATCACCTAGCCCCCCTCCCAAGCCCGTCacgccacctcctcctcccaaGGAGTTTGTATCAGTGGGTTGTCAGACCGAGTACGACCCCATCTTCCCACCACTGCAG ATCCAGTCGCAGGGAAAGACTTCTCCCACTGGTCCACCCAAACCAGCCAACAAGCTGGACAACATGCTGGGAAGCCTGCAATCAGACCTCAACAGACTTGGAGTCCAGACTGTGGCTAAAGGCGTCTGTGGTGCCTGCAAGAAACCCATTGTTGGACAG GTGGTGACTGCCATGGGCAGAACGTGGCACCCCGAGCACTTTGTGTGCACCCACTGCCAGGAGGAGATAGGCTCCAGAAACTTCTTTGAGCGTGAGGGGCAGCCCTTCTGCGAGAAAGACTATCACAGTCTGTTCTCACCGAGATGCCACTACTGTAATGGACCCATACTGGAT AAAGTAGTGACTGCTTTGGACAAGACTTGGCATCCAGAGCACTTCTTCTGTGCCCAATGTGGAGCCTTTTTTGGACCAGAAG GTTTCCATGAGAAGGATGGAAAGGCTTTCTGCAGAAAGGACTACTTTGACATGTTTGCCCCTAAATGTGGGGGTTGTGCCCGTGCCATTCTGGAGAACTACATCTCAGCTCTCAACTCCCTCTGGCACCCTGAATGCTTtgtctgcagg GAGTGCTTCACGCCATTCATAAATGGCAGTTTCTTTGACCACGAGGGCCAGCCGTATTGCGAGTCGCATTACCACGAGCGGCGCGGCTCTCTGTGCTCTGGCTGCCAGAAGGCCATCACTGGCCGCTGCATCACAGCCATGGGCAAGAAGTTTCACCCAGAGCACTTTGTGTGCGCTTTCTGCCTCAAGCAGCTCAACAAGGGCACCTTTAAGGAGCAGAATGACAAGCCCTACTGCCACGGCTGCTTTATTAAACTCTTCAGTTAG